A single genomic interval of Hemibagrus wyckioides isolate EC202008001 linkage group LG13, SWU_Hwy_1.0, whole genome shotgun sequence harbors:
- the LOC131363617 gene encoding sesquipedalian-1-like gives MKIHGKILHHYLASGAPDKEGYLYKKGEVNTSYQKRWFSLKGNLLFYRERRSERDLLGVIVLERCIVQLCDSEELFAFSVSFYSDAEDTDGLRTYKFSAEDQASQESWVKALHSAHHSYLNLLVQDLRQQYLEAARNTGIEPVDRMSAKEMMRHLQKPNKFPGSNSVFYAQNENQALQAPSTGYKQAAKRSPKLWPKRQTLGPAPCTAEMVEPLQDFCQLHEYFGQEVRQLIAEWQKKRLEKLTQAEGNLIDLG, from the exons ATGAAGATCCATGGCAAAATTCTGCACCATTACCTGGCCAGCGGTGCACCTGATAAAGAGGGATATCTCTACAAAAAA GGGGAAGTGAACACGTCTTACCAGAAACGTTGGTTCTCCCTCAAGGGGAACCTGTTGTTTTACCGGGAACGCCGAAGTGAGCGCGACCTTCTGGGCGTGATCGTGCTGGAGCGCTGCATTGTGCAGCTCTGCGACTCTGAAGAGCTCTTCGCCTTCTCCGTGTCATTTTACAGTGATGCCGAGGACACCGACGGCCTGCGCACCTACAAGTTCTCAGCCGAGGACCAGGCGAGTCAGGAGAGTTGGGTCAAAGCGCTTCACTCGGCCCACCACAGCTACCTCAACCTCCTAGTGCAAGATCTACGCCAGCAATACCTCG AGGCAGCAAGAAACACCGGAATTGAGCCAGTGGACAGAATGTCTGCAAAGGAAATGATGCGTCATTTGCAGAAGCCTAACAAATTCCCAGGCTCAAACTCGGTCTTTTACGCACAGAACGAAAACCAGGCACTACAAGCCCCGTCTACTGGATACAAGCAAGCGGCCAAACGCTCCCCTAAACTTTGGCCCAAGCGGCAAACACTTGGCCCTGCACCATGCACTGCGGAGATGGTGGAGCCTTTGCAGGACTTCTGCCAACTACACGAGTACTTTGGACAGGAAGTCAGGCAACTGATAGCAGAGTGGCAGAAGAAGAGACTGGAAAAGTTGACACAGGCTGAAGGAAATCTGATTGActtggggtaa